Part of the Ptychodera flava strain L36383 unplaced genomic scaffold, AS_Pfla_20210202 Scaffold_29__1_contigs__length_4469600_pilon, whole genome shotgun sequence genome, CACTGACTTGAAACATTTTAGCTCACTGAATTATTGAAAGTTGCAGAAAGAAAACTGCAATGTACACAataaatcatacatgtatgtaatgaCACGACTACTACATCCCCTGGGGCATAATGGCCTGattattgacaaacaaaatagcCTAGTTTAATGTGGAACTACAGTCTACGATCATGTTACTGCACAGTCATGGAGACAGCTATTTCATTTCTATTTTAAATAATGAGAAAATAtggaagttatgtgtaaatgtaCAGCACACACCGCCACAGGGAGAATTCCACTGTCTCTTACTATTTGTCTTTGCCTGACGGTACTTGCAAATtaacatttatattattatatttcttGCAACTCACAGCTCAATGCtaacatgtacagtacatgtacagtagaatattttcactgaatcactcagccttcatcagcttttgtgttgttgtaaaatattttaccgTCAGCATTTGGCTCTGACTTAGAGGAATTACGCAGACAGAATAGAATCTCAGAGCAAGGTAGCAATATTTTTAGTTGTATTgacattatatttatcacacagaaaatgaaaaaaaagactttTCCTCAGTTTTGGCACTTACTTTATTCACAAATGACCAAAGTAAATTCATGCACACCTGTTACTTTATCAGCTGTGGTTTTCCAATGTGTAACAACATCACTGCTTTAGACTGTTACACAGAAGTGCAGGGACGTTGCtgactatgtgtgtgtgtgtgacatgtGATATGTGAGCTGTTGACAGATCTGCTGTACAGTCATGCAgtaacacatgtacatgtatatgtatgtatttcaaaGCAACAGCAATGAAATGACACCAGCTTTTGCAAATTAGTGTTTAGACGAGTCAGCAAAAATAAAACTCCCATTTTTCAAACACGATTCAACATCATTCATCActacaatttttattaattttaccaaCATGTATCCAGCAATTAGCAATACATTCTGACTGCATACTACTATACCCGACGTGCTAacatcattttttgctcacgtgtttacacacatgagcatatgtcgcagcgatgtctgtctgtctgtctgtgtccgtctgtctgtctgtctgtctgttggttggtccgatatctcaaataCGGTCTGTcaaatcagaatcaaatctggtacatatatatatagttagcaaatggcaagaactgattagtttttggtgggtgtggcttgcatactttttacgcatttgcataattaatgattttagaaaaaacagataTACATGAAATACGACTAcatacaatttgatgagatttgctacaaatgttgatcacaccaagatatatcagcaatgggaaccattaaggggttacatgaaagagagttgctaatttgcatatttaatgaactttcctgattagggatatatgtctgatttgactgatcaaaattgaccaaacttggtatgtatattaaagatactattagttaacattattgaaagcgttttaactttagccaattcctaatttgcacatttcatgacctttgctaattagggatatatatttgaattgactggaccaaaattgatgaaacttgctacatgtattggagctcctatgatacaacatttttaaagtctttaagcatttttacttcagccaattccgaatttgcatatttaatgaacattcccaataagggatatatatctgaattaacttgattgttgttgttgcaacttgctatatacatcaaagatacagtgatataacattatggaaagtcaaatgacatttttacatcagccaattcctatttgcatattaaatgaattttcataattagggatatttatctgaattgacttgatcaaaattgatgaaacttgctatgtacattgaaggcacaataatacaatattattgaaaatcattaagcattttgtcttcagcaaattcctaatttgcatatttaatgaactttcctgaatatatatatatataatatatatgagatggcatgaccaaagttgataaaCTTGCAACATGtgttgcagataccatgatacaacattattgacaatcattaagcattttacatatttaataaattttgcttattagggatatatacttggatttacttgatcaaagttggcaaaccaTGCTATGTAcgttgatgattatacctggttaaaacaatatcgaaagtcatttcacattttcatgtcagctaatttataatttgcatacccaatgagctttcacagctcggcttatatggcttgaaggacttggcccaacggtaattacacttgctatataaaatggtgatacaatgacagcagtcaaagaactttaatatttttatttcagctaattacatatttgagtAAGAATATGCTAATGTGATACAAAAGTGGGACATTGATGGTCAAATTTCAAACTGAATACCAGAGAAGGTTACTGTCTCACAAATAAACTTCAGGGTACTGTGCTTCCTCTAAATACAGTGGCAAGATAAATTGCACCCTTTGTCATAATTAAAATCATAATTTCATATGTGTGTAACGGACGTTACCTGGACGGACTtttcttgaacaaaatcaatttgaatttcaaaaatgattgGCAAGATTGAAAGAAGTTAGGCTAGAAAGGACAGTTTTGGTGTCTTGTACAATTACATGCAGGATTCTAAAAAATCTGATCATATCAGAATAGTCCAAACCCTGAATTTTTGTATTATCTCAGATCGTAACTTTGAAGATGTTATCCTGTTGGATATAAACACTCATACAGTAGCACTATtaatttttccaaaaacagTTTGGGTAATGCCCTGTGTAGTTATGCATCTTTAGCAGCCACACTTTTtatgaaaatagtaaaatatAACCATTAACCAAACATATAGAGAGGTGTAACGGACGTTACCTGGACAGACAAAAACTTGCTGTAGATATGGATGCAAtttaaattggtaaaaataaagAGTATTGATAAGTATTTTTGTACTTAGTTTggctagaaaaaaaaattgactgaactGAAGGACAAAGTCTAAATACTATGTTTGCTGACACATTAAAGTGATTTATAAATGTGTATGAAAAATATACCACGCATTCAGTGTTTTAGACAATTTTTGGGGCAAGACATGCACTAGTGGAAAAAAGCACTCTAACCAATAACTTAAACATACATGCTTCAAAGATTTATTGCAAAATGCTCTTTCTAAGGCCATCAGGTAAgtcaaactgtcaaaatttaccagtcaaaTGACATCAGGTAAgtcaaactgtcaaaatttaccagtcaaaTGACATCAGGTAAGTCAAACTCTCAAAATGTACCAGTCAAGTGACATCAGGTAAGTCaaactctcaaaatttaccagtcaagTGACATCAGGTAAGTCaaactctcaaaatttaccagtcaagTGACATCAGGTAAgtcaaactgtcaaaatttaccagtcaaaTGACATCAGGTAAGTCaaactctcaaaatttaccagtcaagTGACATCAGGTAAGTAAAACtctcaaaatttaaattacCAGTGAAATGACATCAGGTAAGTCaaactctcaaaatttaccagtgaAATGACATCAGGTAAgtcaaactgtcaaaatttaccagtcaagTGACATCAGGTAAGTCaaactctcaaaatttaccagtcaagTGACATCAGGTAAGTCaaactctcaaaatttaccagtgaAATGACATCAGGTAAgtcaaactgtcaaaatttaccagtcaagTGACATCAGGTAAGTCAAACtctcaaaatttaatttaccaGTGAAATGACATCAGGTAAGTCAAACTGTCAAAACTTTCAGTGTTGTTGCTTTGAAGAGTGGGTTTATAGTGACTCTTTTTACCAAATTGTACTTTTACACCTAGCAGTAGCATAACACTGTACCACCATTGTCAGATACGAttaacagagtttgtatttttgctTTTCAGCTAGTAGGGTCAATGTCATTGAATCCTCTGGAGACAATGAAAACTGCAGCTGTCTTCCATGCCTTAGACTCATTGTTACAACAGATATAACTACTTGGATAGGTTCCCAAGATATATCTTCATTTTCAGGCCACACATAGACATCAGAGCCGGGTTTCTTTAATTTCAAGTACTTCAACTCCAGGTTGTTATCACTGACATTCTGCACCTACAGAGAAAGTTGaggaaaaacaataaaatttactgtatagatatgaTTTTGTGTTGGCAGATTCACTATACCTCTCTATCTTGTAGTTTTTCAtaacaactgaaaaaaaaaccaattcATCATTAACTAAATTATACAGTTAAATACCATGTTATTATTTTTGAGCATCTAAAAGCATATGTCACAAAATCTACTGTACCTACCTGTGCTATGTAGACTGTATGCTTTCTATAAGATGTTACCAATTTTACAGCCACAAAAACACCTGGTCCTAATTGGTCCTGATTTACCCTGAAATTGATATCACATAAAATTTATGAGGAAACCACAAAATTAATTGATTTTTGGGGAAATGGGGTTACATATGATCATGCATCAATTGATTCACAGCAATTTGTGTACACTTGTGTTAACTTTGTATCCGCCCAAATATAacactcttgaaattcaaaactttcaaaaataggaATTAAAGTGCAGCTCCTTatggggacatatttttagcgAAAACATTACAATATACATAGGCTATCCATATAGGATACAAGTTCTTGAAGTCCTTCTGAGTGATAAAGGCTGACAGTCAACTTTGTTGGGGAGTGACAATATGTACAGGATAAATGAGCCTCGACTCTAGGGATGAAACAGTATGatagaaagaaaacaaaaattcaccTTTGGGTCAAGGGTCAATGGTCTAATCTATGTTGTCATTCCTAGCCCAAGGTAACTGTCtgtcattgaaaatattgagTGCTCAAAATAAAATTCTATACACTCAAAAGACTAAAGTGAAAATTGTATTGTGCAACAGAGTTTCAATTACCTTCTATGTCCTGGTAGGGTCTGTATATCTCCACTACACTGAATGTTGTCAGTTTTAGGGTCACTAACACCACTTTCAGTTACTCTCCCATCACAACAAGCGCTAACATCACAGTCAGTAGTTCCATTTTTACTCTGATGTTGATCCACGGCTTCAGAATCAGAATTATTCTCAGTACTATGGAGACAATGCGTCTCTGTATGAAGGGCTTCACAACTGTCATGACTGACACATACATCAGCATTAGGGATATCATTCACGTGCATCTGGACAGTCTTCCAACTATCAACATGAGCTGTATTTAGACAATTTGATCCGTCTTCTGTTGCGCAGCTAATACAAAAGCAAGAAAGCTTTCGGACATCTATCACACCTGGTCTCACACACCGCACTCCATGTAGTTGTTGAGTACCTTTAACGAATTTCTTGACTACTCTAGTTGGTCTGTTTCTCTCGATGCTTCCCCTAGGAATGAAGAAGAACCGACGCCTGTACTTAGTGCATTCACCATCATCCCTTGTTAGATACCTGTGGCAGTACTGGAACATCTCATTGGCATTTGTGACTACTGCTTGGCGGGAAACTACAGCTTGTCTCACTGCAGCTTTTACTGTTCCGGCAACGCCATCACAGGGTcctttgccatgttgagacccAAAGTAGTGCCTTTCTATCTTGAATCCAAAGTCTACTTCACTGTATGAAATATCACAGAAGGGCAtcctggatttatactgtgacGAACAGCCATCGCTGAACTGTATTTGTTTTCCCATAGTTATCTTCCTCTCTTTGAGAAGGTGCTGATTTGCTATTTTCACGAACATGGCAACGGCATGACAGTCATGTGTCAAATCATCTGAGAGAAATACCATGGCTTCTTGGACAGGGTGAGTGTTTGTGCAGTCAGGACAGTTGTAAAAGCTGACAATGGGATGAACTGTTACCTGGTTGTTGGTCCAGTGAGCTGACTGTATTTCGTCTTGGTTTATGCAGGTGTAATTTTGTGCAAAGTCAAGAACCACTACAGTTGTGTTATCAGGAATGGATTTTGTAAGCTGCGAATAAGCTTGCTGTTGCCAAGACGCCACAAACAGGTGTTTTGCTAGTTTCTGGGTGTCTTCAGTGAGTTCACGTACAAACGAACCAAGTGTCCCATTTTTCCTGACATTCGCTTTTCTAGTGCAGAGTTTTGATACACCATTAAccattatggttgacttggtagtTTCCCATACCATCCACGTCATATCTACAGCACCATGTTCTTGTGTGAGCACATCCAATTTGCTAGCTAGCTGATGCACACCACATTTCTCACACTGGCGATCTATACACTGAAGGGAGTGAAATTTGTCGATTTTCTCACATAGAGTAAGATTCACAAGATCATACTTGTTGGCGATTTTCATATCAGTACAGTTTATTTTACCAGCTACTATATTAAATGCTCGTAGTTTAAGGTTGATGTTTGTGCACGTTTCACACAAACACTGGTTCAATCTGTTCTTTGTATTGGTTTAACATGTTTTGGTCTCAGTTTTCTGAAGAGAGATTTGCTCATTTTCACATTCCCATTTTCTTCTTTCCATATTTCATATGCTTTTTCAGTGGTCACTTCCATCACTCTCTTCTGTTTGCCTTCTTTCTTTGATACTGTTCTCATAGTTGGAAGCTCTCTGGAGATGTCAGGCCGCTCATAGAAGTCTTTAACTTTATCTGAAATCACATCTGTAGTCTTGTCCGACCTTGATTTCCGTAGTTGTTCATACTTGATGTTATCCATTCTTGTAATTGATTTCTCACACTTCCCAAATAGTTAGGACTAACTCCAACTACTGCGGCTTGAGCTCGCATTTTTCTATACTTTCTTGAAACTAATACGGATCGGACAAGCAGTTTCCTTAAGTGTCTGTCCTTATCTGTTCGCTTTGACTTCAGTAGAGCTATAGATGTCTTCAGGCTTCTAACTGTTTCATGCAGTAAACcttcattgtttacatttattcCTCTATCACGCAGGGCCCTTGTCTTTCTTGGTGACACTTTCGTaatcaaactttgtacaacttTTGCAAACTTGTCAGGGTTAGTGGGAAGTCTTTTTTTCACTCTATACACTGCCTTCCTTTCAGCTTCAGGTGATTTGTATTCATCCTGACTACCATCTGTTGtcacatgtaccggtacttcaGTAGGAAtctgtttctttttcttcagCTCACTTCTTTGCCTCCTCTTTCTCTCCCTATCTCGTTCTCTTTCTCTTCTCTTCTTCTGAGGATGCATACGCTCACGCTGTTTCTTCTTTAACTCTCTCCATTTTTTCTGCAACTCTTCTTTCTTGTGTCTGGTCAAGATGGGTCTTTGCTTATTCATCTTACCACTATCATTTTCACTAGATGCAACTTCTCTGGCTCTTTTTCTCTCCttgtattttctttgtcttattcttgctgtttctctgtctctctgtctttgttTGTCAGTTCTTTTTTGTCTTGCCTCGTATTTTCTTAGTGCTTCGAACTCTTTGTGTTTTTTCCACTTCTCTGTGTTACTTTTTAATCTTGATCTGTATAATCGCAttcttcttgctgcagcggatACGGATATATCTTGTTGACAGGAATCACTTTGTGGACAAAGTAGTTCCTGTGAACAAGATGAATCCCGTTCAGTGCTCCTCAGTCTCAATCGTATCATCTTAGGAAAGGGTCTACACTTCTGTTGAGATTAGGGTATTCAAGTTCATAACACTCAGGGTCTGTTCGTGTTCCTTCTGCGACATTTATCCCAAATGAAGTGTTTATgttacttttgagaaacagatGCCACATGTGTTGATGATTCCATTTCTTGGGATGAAAGTTTatatatgttatgttatgttttaCTATTTCTTCTGCTTCCTCCAGTGTTACCTGTACAGTATAACTAGCATCAACTTGAGATAGGTTTGGTGTATTTATAACAACTGCTAGCAAATCCTCAGAATCAATGTAATAGCACTCAGAGATATTAAGGACGGTGAGTCGTCTAAGTCTTGGAATAAACCTGGAGAATTCGTGTTTTGGTACGTTCAGACATTTGCTAAGATCAAGTTTTTTAAGCAAAGGCAAGTTCTCAAGAAAGGACAAGGTATTAATTGTGTAGCTTCTTTTTAGACTCAATATTTCCaaatatgaacatttgttcAGGTAAGTATGTTCAATTTTTAATGGTGATAGATCGTTCCGTAAAGGTCTCTGATCGAGGTTGAAGTAGAGAGCTTTTATATCCGTacaatgactgaatgtttcatCTGCATACAACTTTGTGACCTCCTCACCCTTAAAGTCAACTGTGTCCCAGACATCAAGCTGGCTTATGACATCACGTAAGTAGCCACTGGTTAGGCATAAGGATGCAATATCTAAGGTATCCAGGTAAGATGTTATGATTTTCAGTATCACCGGTGGAACCCTATCCAACATCACCCAACCCTGtaagtttgaatgaaacaaaTTCTCAGTACCTGCAAATACAATTCTAATTCAAATATAAAGCAGGTAATAACAATTACATGATTATTCTTCATATGGGTGTATCATTTATACAACATAATGTATTTTCTGTGCAGCTTTTGCCAAcacaatcagaaaaaaaaaccggAAATGGTTCAAACCGAATTTAACGATCTAAAAAGAGGATTGTTATGGCGTCTTTCGTTTTTATTAATTCCAGGGGAATCCCCATTGAAAGCGCCCCCAACGGCAAATATATCATCACACTCTATCTTGCGAGCGATTTGAGCAGAACGGAAAAAATCGTTCATTTTTCACCAAATCCAAACCCGAACAACGTATCCTAGATCATTGATGTATGTTTTTATGCTGTAATATTTTTTAGCATCGATCGAAAAATAATCTCTCTCATTAAAAGAAGAAAACGTAATGtgattgtttacaaatttaGACAGGGCATCGCGTCGACGTCGCCATCTTGGAATCTCTCTCAATGAATATCGACGCGTCCGTCTTTTCATTACGGCCGTTACAACGGCTTCTGTCCAAATATTGAGAAAACAAAATCGCTCTTGAAACCAACTTCACATACTTTGATGATTTCTACATTTGTTCATTGGCAAAGTGCAAGAGTCCATTCCACACGATTTTTTTCCTCCGACGGTTTTGTAATACGTTATAATCTACACAAAAATGTTACGGTCGTGACATTATTTCGCCCGTTACTTACCTGGACAGACGACAAAAACCTCCATCTAGTCGTCGTTCCTTCTAGAAAATGGCGCTGGCAATCACTTGTATTCATCACGTGGTTTCATACCAGAACTTTTTCATGCATATTCATGTTCACATTCAACGATCTTGATATTCATCCGCTGTCACGTAACGGACGTGAGATTTATGACGGACAAATTCGACGTACTTTATTTTGGAAGATATTTCGGAAAATCGTCCCTCAAATAACATGTCATTGGGATGAGCACTTTTTCCATGTATAACGAATGTAACAAAATAATGTTTAAATGATTACATAAAGGAAAGTGGTTACTATCTTCCTTTGAACTTTTTTCTCACGGTGGACGGACACACTAACGGGCGTTACGTGAAAATATAATTAGATGTAACTCTACATGCATTGAACGGAAGGAAACGATATTTTGCATAGCACAATGTTGAATATGTCCTCATTACAAGAAACAAACTACAACATTTTAATTGCTTGTTTCAATTAagatatttattgtttgaaatgAGGCCCTGTAATTTGTCCCAAATTATAGCTCGAAaaacagttgcttctaaaaaaATAAAGTCAAGAGAAAAAGAAAGTAGGTACCAAATCAACATATATTAAAACTGTTGTATCTTTACAACAATATGAATCATTAGACATGATGACAAATGATttactgtgaaaaaaattaaaactacaCAGTTGTTTTGTCACAATGTAAAATATCACATTAGCATATTCTGACtcatttgtatacttcatgaccttttagaattaatcggcggtggttattgttcattatgttgatcataatactttaaATGAAGTTGCAGACATGTGGCATTGGTTCTAATTACACATaattgcaatatataatgaaacacgtgagcattttctgTTCGTATCTGATTGAAGAAATAGGTTTGATAGGATATAACCCACAAATTCCATTGATACAAGCTAACACACGAATTTAAACACACATCAAACTGACATAGCACATGGAAATATCACACTTATCAAATTACAAAAGCAACACCTCTATAAATTAATCAGAGATGTATCCTTGGACACTTCTATGGCAAAATGAGTGACACTATAAACAGAagaaatcatatatatatatatatatatatatatatatatatatatatatatatatatatatatataatatattatatatatatatatgtgtgtgtgtgtgtgtgtgtgtgtgtgtgtgtgtgtgaatacCCAAGCTGTGCTGTTGTGTATCAATGGTACTGGGGTTAAGGGTCATCACTACAGAACCGTTGCCGAGCCAACCATTATGCAAGGATCAAGGTCACTGATTTAGCTTACATAACTGTAAAATATATcagtctttgaataaatcaactTGTACCCTGTATCACTGACTACCTGTTCTCTAATCCTGCTAGCTTCGCTTCCCCAAAAATaagaacatgtattttcaaccattttgcCATCAGCAGTCTACATTTTCACTAATCTATTCATAGCTTTGAacttgattaattaattaaccaTTTGATCAATATGCAATGATGGCAAGCAAATAGAAGGAGGTATGTGATGACATTTTAAATGTGATTTTAATAGATCTGCAAATTATTCATATGCAGGTCTATTTATAGAACAGTCCATACATGGTTACAAGAGTCTGTTGACATATCAATGTAGCAGCTACAAGACGATAATGAATCACATTTCAGTCAGACTGGCCCTGGTCACTTGTCCTAAATTCTCTGACATGTCCAGCAGTTAAAGTTCAGGCATGATTATATTCTACCGACAGTCTGCCCAGTAGTGTGCTGGGGTGCATGTATATTGctttaatttacattttcatattgATACTATGCCTAGAGACTTGGAGCAAATCTACTTTCAGGTTTCTtcaaggatatatatatatatatatatatatatatatatatattatatatatatatatatatatatatattatatatatatatatatatatatatatatatatatatattacgatTACGAAGCTGTTACCAAGCATTGCTAGTATGGCTGAAACAGATGGATAGAAATTGAAGGTAAAATAATTGACAAAAAGTCATATAGGTATTCTTCACATTGTAGCGGATTAAGTTGAGCTAATGTACCATGGACTCCCACAGTCTATGAAGGTAATGAGTTTATGggggcgatgatgatgatgatgaaaatgatgacgatgataatggtggtggtgatgatgatgatgatgggtggggggaggagggggaggaggaggaggaagagggGATAGTGATGGTAGTTGCATCTATGTTGATGGTACTGATCATTAGTGATGTGCTGATGGTGCTAATCATTAGTGGTGTGCTGATGGTGGTGGTGTTGATCTCGGTTTCATCATTAGTACTACCGTTCACAAAAGCTGGTTTCTGGCTTTCTTGTTCAATTCTTAAAACAGTGTCACGTGACATGACAAATGGCAAgcaggtgtgtgtgtgtgtgtgaatacCCAAGCTGTGCTGTTGTGTATCAATGGTACTGGGGTTAAGGGTCATCACTACAGAACCGTTGCCGAGCCAACCATTATGCAAGGATCAAGGTCACTGATTTAGCTTACATAACTGTAAAATATATcagtctttgaataaatcaactTGTACCCTGTATCACTGACTACCTGTTCTCTAATCCTGCTAGCTTCGCTTCCCCAAAAATaagaacatgtattttcaaccaatTTTGCCATCAGCAGTCTACATTTTCACTAATCTATTCATAGCTTTGAacttgattaattaattaaccaTTTGATCAATATGCAATGATGGCAAGCAAATAGAAGGAGGTATGTGATGACATTTTAAATGTGATTTTAATAGATCTGCAAATTATTCATATGCAGGTCTATTTATAGAACAGTCCATACATGGTTACAAAAGTCTGTTGACATATCAATGTAGCAGCTACAAGACGATAATGAATCACATTTCAGTCAGACTGGCCCTGGTCACTTGTCCTAAATTCTCTGACATGTCCAGCAGTTAAAGTTCAGGCATGATTATATTCTACCGACAGTCTGCCCAGTAGTGTGCTGGGGTGCATGTATATTGctttaatttacattttcatattgATACTATGCCTAGAGACTTGGAGCAAATCTACTTTCAGGTTTCTtcaaggatatatatatatatatatatatatatatatatatatatatatatatatatatatattatatataatatatatatatatatatatatatataagggaaTCGACCTGCAAGTCACaggtatattttacatatatatctaCCTAACAAAACAGAAAGATAAATACTCATACAAGACCAcgcaaatacatatatatatcttaactcacatatgcatatatatatatatatatatatatatatatatatatatatatatatatatatatatatatatatatatatatatatataatatatatatatatatataaagtcaaTGTTGTTGCCAGGCAATAAGATACAGGCCCAAACACTGGCCCCCTCAGTGTGATAGAACAAATCAACTGCACCAGCCCGCACAAACCCAATACTAGGCCCCCATTCAAGATGTTGTCAACACACATCAAAGGTCTCTGGTCTTTCAATACCAAACTCTGCTTGAAGGTCACTCCGGATTGTTGAGTGCATGAGTGCAACTAAAAGACGTGCACCAATTTAATGCACAACACACTGACctctaatttacaattttgataGTTTCTAGGATGAAGAAAAAACTTCTCAATGTGACAATAACCATTCTACAATCTAGATATTTAATTAATGGGTTTAATTCTCTGAGAAAAACACTCGATATTCATAAGCTTCACTTCACTATCACCAAACggtctttgaaatttaaatattgtttcCTCAAGACAGGCCATATGTCATCACTTGAACATAGCCATGTATAATCACGAAATACTGACAGGCCGTCACCCATGCACCACGTGTATCAGCAAGTGACtcccaaaatttatttttcaaaatattttcatgtttattttatgtTCACATGATTGTACAGTTGAGTATCATTGCAGTTTATCATGGATCGACATTTCTACGGAATTGCGTCACAAACCAAGGAGAATGGACAATAGGACTTCACTCCACTTATATTGACATTACAAACAATACTTGTCAAAAACAGTCACAAAAATACCTGGTAACTTAtctaaacatgaatatttcaacTGTGGACTCTTTGAATATACAGAGGCGGTCAAATTATGGGGTTGCCAAATGGTGAAAACTACTCAAAAAGTTAACTctctttaaataaaattattgaaaagtgACCAAATAATCCAAAAGCAAAGCAAATTTCAAACAAGTTGAATAACTGACATATGTGGTTGACTGATTATGATGAAGGACTGTCCTGAGCAAAATTGACATCCATACTAATACATGGTACAGCCTGCAGGGTTTGATGAAGTATTTGCCAGTC contains:
- the LOC139127227 gene encoding uncharacterized protein, with translation MKIANKYDLVNLTLCEKIDKFHSLQCIDRQCEKCGVHQLASKLDVLTQEHGAVDMTWMVWETTKSTIMVNGVSKLCTRKANVRKNGTLGSFVRELTEDTQKLAKHLFVASWQQQAYSQLTKSIPDNTTVVVLDFAQNYTCINQDEIQSAHWTNNQVTVHPIVSFYNCPDCTNTHPVQEAMVFLSDDLTHDCHAVAMFVKIANQHLLKERKITMGKQIQFSDGCSSQYKSRMPFCDISYSEVDFGFKIERHYFGSQHGKGPCDGVAGTVKAAVRQAVVSRQAVVTNANEMFQYCHRYLTRDDGECTKYRRRFFFIPRGSIERNRPTRVVKKFVKGTQQLHGVRCVRPGVIDVRKLSCFCISCATEDGSNCLNTAHVDSWKTVQMHVNDIPNADVCVSHDSCEALHTETHCLHSTENNSDSEAVDQHQSKNGTTDCDVSACCDGRVTESGVSDPKTDNIQCSGDIQTLPGHRRVNQDQLGPGVFVAVKLVTSYRKHTVYIAQVQNVSDNNLELKYLKLKKPGSDVYVWPENEDISWEPIQVVISVVTMSLRHGRQLQFSLSPEDSMTLTLLAEKQKYKLC